The following are from one region of the Sulfurimicrobium lacus genome:
- a CDS encoding protoglobin domain-containing protein, with the protein MTQQNYGDVIPPVFDEAARNSRLAFLKFDARDVELLHDLEVLFRERLDEIATCFYEHMLSFEETRKVFRDDAMIQRLGEAQKAYLMEAVQGPYDASYFEQRWRIGYIHNAILVEPHWFIGAFQLYHRILYPIILERWHNDAKAVVEHILALDKIMNLDLQLGIQSYYVHYEGTMDKLRDLNLRIEAASTAKSQFLANMSHEFRTPLNAIIGFTEVLQDRIPGELNADQAEYLGDIHDAGQLLLRLINDVLDLSKVEAGRLELFYETFPIAQTVRETITILRGAAEGKGLVIHSEFPPDLGLITADQIRFKQILFNLLSNAVKFTDNGKISISAAIENGQLHLAVSDTGIGIKEEDMGRIFIEFSQVDASNSRRYQGTGLGLALSKRLAEAHGGRIWADSEFGAGSVFHFLLPLQPFEPRSTPEQAAT; encoded by the coding sequence ATGACGCAACAAAATTATGGGGACGTGATCCCGCCCGTTTTCGACGAGGCTGCGCGCAATTCGCGCCTGGCGTTCCTGAAATTCGACGCACGCGACGTTGAATTGCTGCACGATCTTGAGGTCTTGTTCCGCGAGCGGCTGGATGAAATTGCCACATGCTTCTACGAGCACATGCTTTCCTTTGAAGAAACCCGCAAGGTGTTCAGGGACGATGCCATGATTCAGCGTTTGGGCGAGGCGCAGAAGGCATACCTGATGGAGGCGGTGCAGGGCCCATACGACGCGAGCTACTTCGAGCAGCGCTGGCGCATCGGTTACATACACAATGCCATCCTGGTCGAGCCCCACTGGTTCATCGGCGCGTTCCAGCTTTACCACCGCATCCTCTATCCCATCATCCTGGAACGTTGGCATAACGACGCCAAAGCGGTGGTGGAGCACATCCTGGCGCTGGACAAGATCATGAACCTGGATCTGCAACTCGGCATCCAGAGCTATTACGTGCATTACGAAGGCACCATGGACAAGCTACGCGACCTGAACCTCCGCATCGAGGCCGCGAGCACGGCCAAGAGCCAGTTCCTGGCCAATATGTCGCACGAGTTCCGTACCCCGCTCAACGCCATCATCGGCTTTACCGAGGTGCTGCAGGACCGGATTCCGGGCGAGCTCAACGCCGACCAGGCGGAATACCTGGGCGACATCCACGACGCCGGCCAGCTGCTGCTGCGCCTCATCAATGACGTGCTTGACCTGTCCAAGGTTGAAGCCGGCAGGCTGGAGCTGTTCTACGAGACATTCCCCATCGCCCAGACAGTGCGCGAAACCATCACTATTCTGCGTGGTGCGGCAGAGGGGAAGGGGCTCGTCATCCACAGCGAGTTTCCCCCGGACCTGGGGTTGATCACCGCCGACCAGATTCGCTTCAAGCAAATCCTCTTCAACCTGCTGTCGAATGCCGTTAAATTCACCGATAACGGAAAAATCTCCATTTCTGCCGCAATTGAAAACGGACAACTGCACCTGGCGGTGTCCGATACCGGCATCGGCATAAAGGAGGAGGACATGGGCCGCATTTTTATCGAATTCAGTCAGGTCGATGCGTCCAATTCCCGCCGCTATCAAGGCACCGGACTGGGGCTGGCCCTTTCCAAACGTCTGGCGGAAGCGCATGGCGGGCGTATCTGGGCGGATAGCGAATTCGGCGCAGGCAGCGTTTTCCATTTTCTGCTGCCGCTGCAGCCATTCGAACCCAGGAGCACGCCGGAACAGGCGGCCACGTGA
- a CDS encoding general stress protein yields MALSDQENDPGNTKEAILISVYSNEAKAQRALEKLMDKGFPMDMISVLGRVHASGDDVLGIYHRTEGSRVEAWAKQGALWGALWGLFVGATGMFIFPGLGPVLAAGPIVEAIIGALGGAAVMTGAAELTQLATAMHRVGIPEEKLEHLHRAIEDGRFLLLLRGARSELQEWRGILGWSDAEEILELPYTGFQDLV; encoded by the coding sequence ATGGCCTTGTCAGACCAGGAAAATGATCCGGGCAACACGAAAGAGGCGATCCTGATCAGCGTCTACAGCAATGAAGCCAAGGCGCAACGCGCACTGGAAAAACTCATGGACAAGGGATTTCCCATGGACATGATCTCGGTGCTGGGGCGCGTCCATGCCTCCGGCGATGACGTGCTGGGGATTTATCACCGCACCGAGGGATCGCGCGTCGAAGCCTGGGCCAAACAAGGCGCGCTCTGGGGAGCGCTGTGGGGACTATTCGTCGGCGCCACCGGCATGTTCATCTTTCCCGGCCTCGGCCCCGTACTCGCGGCCGGCCCGATCGTGGAAGCCATCATCGGTGCGCTCGGCGGCGCAGCAGTCATGACTGGCGCCGCCGAACTGACTCAATTGGCTACCGCGATGCACCGGGTCGGCATCCCGGAGGAAAAGCTGGAACACTTGCACCGCGCCATCGAAGACGGACGCTTTTTGCTGCTGTTGCGCGGCGCGCGGAGCGAGTTGCAGGAATGGCGGGGAATACTCGGCTGGAGCGATGCGGAAGAAATACTGGAACTTCCCTACACCGGCTTTCAGGATCTGGTGTGA
- the fdxA gene encoding ferredoxin FdxA encodes MTYVVTENCIQCKYTDCAVVCPVDCFHEGPNFLAIDPDECIDCDACVPECPAEAIFPEAELPPGQEKFLELNAELAKNWPVINVKKDALPDADKWNGAEGKLQYLKK; translated from the coding sequence ATGACCTACGTTGTGACGGAAAACTGCATTCAGTGCAAGTACACCGACTGCGCGGTGGTTTGCCCGGTGGATTGTTTCCACGAAGGCCCCAACTTTCTGGCCATCGACCCGGATGAATGCATCGATTGCGACGCATGCGTGCCGGAATGTCCGGCCGAAGCGATTTTTCCCGAGGCGGAACTGCCGCCGGGACAGGAGAAATTTCTCGAACTCAATGCTGAGCTGGCAAAGAACTGGCCGGTCATCAACGTGAAGAAAGACGCGCTCCCCGATGCGGACAAGTGGAACGGCGCCGAGGGCAAGCTGCAATACCTGAAGAAATAG
- a CDS encoding PQQ-dependent sugar dehydrogenase, with the protein MRLPLSDGSKGAIQMIRLLLFLFIGSFPAFAGDLPLGDIRLPPGFTIGVYADKLPGARSMALATDGTLFVGTRSEGKVYALQDRNGDGRADRVLTLASGLNMPNGVAFRDGALYVAEVTRILRYDAIESRLDNPPRPVVVNDKFPSDTHHGWKFIRFGPDGLLYVPVGAPCNICEPDPARYAAIFRMRPDGTGLERFASGVRNTVGFDWHPATGELWFTDNGRDWLGNERPPDELNHAPRPGMHFGFPNCHGKHIADPEFGAKRACGEFTPAAQELGAHVASLGMRFYTGKQFPATYRNQIFIAEHGSWNRFPPSGYRITLVRLKDGRPNGYEVFAEGWLQFGLAWGRPVDLQVMPDGALLVSDDKAGAIYRIAYQGR; encoded by the coding sequence GTGAGATTGCCGCTTTCCGATGGCAGCAAGGGAGCGATCCAGATGATCCGCCTGCTTCTTTTCCTGTTTATCGGCAGCTTCCCGGCATTTGCCGGCGACCTGCCGCTGGGCGACATCCGGCTACCCCCGGGTTTTACCATCGGCGTGTATGCGGACAAACTGCCGGGCGCACGCTCCATGGCTTTGGCAACGGACGGGACGCTGTTTGTCGGCACGCGCAGTGAAGGCAAGGTCTACGCGCTACAGGACCGCAATGGCGATGGGCGCGCGGACCGGGTGCTGACGCTTGCCTCGGGCTTGAACATGCCCAACGGCGTGGCCTTTCGCGACGGAGCCCTGTACGTGGCGGAGGTGACCCGCATTCTGCGCTACGACGCCATCGAATCGCGCCTCGACAACCCGCCCCGCCCGGTGGTGGTAAACGACAAATTCCCCTCGGACACACACCACGGATGGAAATTCATCCGCTTCGGGCCGGATGGCCTGCTCTATGTCCCAGTCGGGGCGCCGTGCAACATCTGCGAGCCCGACCCGGCGCGCTACGCGGCCATTTTTCGCATGCGCCCGGACGGTACCGGGCTAGAGCGATTCGCCAGCGGAGTGCGCAACACGGTGGGGTTCGACTGGCACCCGGCGACCGGGGAATTGTGGTTCACCGACAACGGCCGCGACTGGCTGGGCAACGAACGCCCACCGGACGAACTGAACCACGCCCCCCGCCCCGGCATGCATTTCGGCTTTCCCAATTGCCACGGCAAACACATCGCCGACCCGGAATTCGGCGCCAAGCGGGCATGTGGCGAGTTCACCCCTGCTGCACAGGAACTGGGCGCTCACGTGGCCTCCCTGGGCATGCGTTTCTACACCGGCAAGCAGTTTCCCGCGACCTACCGCAACCAGATTTTCATCGCTGAGCACGGTTCCTGGAACCGTTTTCCGCCCAGCGGTTACCGCATTACCCTGGTCCGCTTAAAGGATGGTCGGCCGAACGGCTACGAAGTCTTCGCCGAGGGCTGGCTGCAATTCGGACTCGCCTGGGGCCGACCGGTGGACCTGCAAGTCATGCCGGACGGCGCCCTACTGGTTTCGGATGACAAGGCGGGCGCAATTTACCGCATTGCCTACCAAGGGAGATAG
- the fumC gene encoding class II fumarate hydratase → MTATRTERDACGPVQVAADRLWGAQTERAIEHFRISTERMAPELILALAAVKRACAAVNRDLRRLDEKKAAAIMQAADEVLAGRHDAEFPLSVWQTGSGTQSNMNLNEVLANRASELLGGARGEPRLVHPNDDVNLGQSSNDVFPSAMHVAASLGIAQHLLPALRSLRATLENRTAAFADIVKIGRTHLQDAVPLTLGQEFSGYVAQLDHAESVIVAAQPALLELAVGGTAVGTGLNTPAAFGELVAAELERSCALPFRSAANKFAALAAHDSLVAAHGALKTLAAALMKIANDVRWLASGPRSGLGEINIPENEPGSSIMPGKVNPTQCEALAMLCCQVFGNDVAINIGGASGSFELNTFKPLIAHNFLQSLRLLADGMSSFEKYCARGITANQERIEALLQQSLMLATALTPHIGYDRAAEIAKRAHRECTTLKQAALASGHVTEDEFERWVQAAAMVRPDQG, encoded by the coding sequence ATGACCGCCACCAGAACCGAGCGCGACGCTTGTGGGCCCGTTCAGGTTGCCGCCGACCGGCTATGGGGTGCGCAGACCGAGCGTGCAATCGAGCATTTCAGGATTTCGACCGAGCGCATGGCGCCTGAGCTGATCCTGGCGCTGGCGGCGGTCAAGCGGGCTTGCGCCGCCGTCAACCGCGATCTTAGGCGGCTGGACGAGAAAAAAGCTGCCGCCATCATGCAGGCCGCCGACGAAGTGCTGGCCGGTCGCCACGACGCCGAGTTCCCGCTATCGGTGTGGCAAACAGGTTCCGGCACCCAGAGCAACATGAATCTCAACGAAGTGCTCGCCAATCGCGCTTCGGAACTGCTCGGCGGCGCCAGGGGCGAACCCCGGCTGGTGCATCCCAACGACGACGTCAACCTCGGTCAGTCCTCCAACGACGTCTTTCCCAGCGCCATGCATGTGGCCGCCAGCCTGGGCATCGCGCAGCACCTGCTGCCGGCGCTGCGCAGCTTGCGCGCCACGCTGGAAAACCGTACGGCGGCATTCGCCGACATCGTCAAGATCGGCCGCACTCACCTCCAGGATGCGGTGCCGCTGACCCTGGGGCAAGAGTTTTCGGGCTACGTGGCGCAACTGGATCACGCGGAGTCGGTGATCGTCGCCGCCCAACCCGCATTGCTGGAACTCGCGGTCGGCGGCACCGCGGTGGGCACCGGGCTCAACACGCCTGCCGCCTTCGGCGAACTGGTCGCGGCGGAGCTCGAACGCAGTTGTGCCCTGCCCTTCCGCAGCGCCGCCAACAAGTTCGCCGCGCTGGCGGCGCACGACTCGCTGGTGGCCGCCCACGGCGCCTTGAAAACCCTCGCCGCCGCCCTGATGAAAATCGCCAACGACGTCCGCTGGCTGGCGTCCGGGCCCAGATCCGGGCTGGGGGAGATCAACATTCCGGAGAACGAGCCGGGCAGTTCGATCATGCCGGGCAAGGTGAACCCGACCCAGTGCGAAGCGCTCGCCATGCTGTGCTGCCAGGTCTTCGGCAACGACGTCGCCATCAACATCGGCGGCGCTTCAGGCAGCTTCGAGCTTAATACGTTCAAGCCGTTGATCGCACACAATTTCCTGCAAAGCCTGCGGCTGCTCGCCGACGGCATGAGCAGCTTCGAGAAATATTGCGCGCGCGGAATCACGGCCAATCAGGAAAGGATCGAAGCACTGTTGCAGCAATCGCTGATGCTGGCGACTGCCCTGACGCCGCACATCGGCTACGACCGCGCTGCGGAAATCGCCAAACGCGCACACCGCGAATGCACTACGCTGAAACAGGCCGCCCTGGCGTCAGGCCACGTGACGGAAGACGAATTCGAACGCTGGGTGCAAGCCGCTGCAATGGTTCGGCCGGATCAAGGCTGA
- a CDS encoding response regulator, translating into MNNGNHHSLEGQCPDSRNTILVVEDNPQAAKLLSLYLLQAGHEVLVASSGCQALDIAAECHPLAITLDILLPDKDGWQVLSELKASPVTRDIPVVIVSVLDRQALGFRLGAADYLVKPVDRAELLHALKRCVPREGGASVCHKVMVVHTDQEELQLLAMILVEANYEVIQALGFEEAFNLAKFAHPDLIVTNLMAGGMDFLSLLQLLRAAPATARIPVLALSPWMLGSQEGVEMEEGIEFVLMRENELIEERLLSAITLLFKRDKYSAGEG; encoded by the coding sequence ATGAACAACGGAAATCACCATTCGCTAGAAGGGCAGTGCCCGGACTCGCGCAACACGATCCTGGTGGTGGAGGACAACCCGCAGGCCGCCAAGCTGTTGTCCCTTTATCTCCTGCAGGCGGGGCATGAGGTGCTGGTCGCCAGCAGCGGCTGCCAGGCATTGGATATTGCCGCCGAGTGTCATCCGCTGGCCATCACCCTGGATATCCTTCTGCCCGACAAGGACGGGTGGCAAGTGCTTTCTGAACTGAAGGCGTCTCCGGTCACGCGCGATATACCCGTAGTCATCGTTTCGGTGCTGGACCGCCAGGCCCTCGGGTTCCGTCTGGGCGCTGCCGATTACCTGGTCAAACCGGTGGATCGCGCCGAGTTGCTGCATGCTCTGAAGCGCTGTGTGCCGCGCGAGGGCGGGGCCAGTGTCTGCCACAAGGTGATGGTGGTTCACACCGATCAGGAAGAATTGCAACTGCTTGCCATGATACTGGTGGAAGCTAACTATGAGGTGATCCAGGCGCTCGGTTTTGAGGAGGCTTTCAACCTGGCTAAATTCGCCCACCCGGATCTGATTGTCACCAACCTGATGGCGGGAGGGATGGATTTTTTGTCCTTGCTGCAACTCCTCAGGGCGGCGCCGGCCACTGCGCGTATTCCTGTCCTGGCACTGAGTCCATGGATGCTGGGCAGCCAGGAAGGCGTGGAGATGGAAGAGGGAATCGAGTTTGTGCTGATGCGGGAAAATGAACTTATTGAAGAGCGCCTGCTGTCTGCTATCACCCTGCTTTTCAAGCGAGACAAATATTCCGCCGGAGAGGGCTGA
- a CDS encoding 4a-hydroxytetrahydrobiopterin dehydratase — MDTELACDLTAKTCKPCEGGVPPMEQAEVERMLEALNEWEQVGMEIAKTFRFKNYYETMAFVNSTAWISHREDHHPDLEVGYNQCRVRYSTHAIGGLSENDFICAAKIDNLLKL; from the coding sequence ATGGACACAGAACTCGCGTGCGATCTGACCGCAAAGACCTGCAAACCCTGCGAAGGCGGCGTTCCTCCCATGGAACAGGCGGAAGTGGAGCGCATGCTGGAGGCGTTGAACGAGTGGGAACAGGTGGGCATGGAAATCGCCAAGACGTTCCGCTTCAAGAATTACTACGAAACCATGGCGTTCGTGAATTCCACGGCCTGGATCTCCCACCGCGAAGACCACCACCCGGACCTGGAAGTCGGCTACAACCAGTGCCGCGTGCGCTATTCCACCCACGCCATCGGCGGACTGTCGGAAAACGATTTCATTTGCGCCGCGAAGATCGACAACCTGCTCAAACTGTGA
- a CDS encoding glycine zipper 2TM domain-containing protein, which translates to MNTQMILALAVTFFTLTGCANMSAQDKCTAGGAVIGGVAGSVLSSGSGVGTVGGAAVGGVVGHQVGKDGKCL; encoded by the coding sequence ATGAATACCCAAATGATTCTGGCCCTGGCCGTGACTTTCTTCACCCTGACCGGCTGCGCCAACATGAGTGCACAGGACAAATGCACTGCCGGGGGGGCCGTGATCGGCGGTGTCGCCGGATCGGTCCTGAGCAGTGGCAGCGGCGTAGGTACCGTGGGCGGCGCAGCGGTCGGCGGCGTGGTCGGTCACCAGGTCGGCAAGGACGGCAAATGCCTGTAG
- a CDS encoding DUF1289 domain-containing protein, protein MTLCNDTPSSPCIGYCSTSLGDIVCKGCGRTAEEIDQWLLLDEEQTRLIWDRVNGMDTIRNRR, encoded by the coding sequence ATGACTTTGTGCAATGACACCCCGAGTTCTCCCTGCATCGGCTACTGTTCCACCAGCCTGGGGGACATCGTCTGCAAAGGCTGCGGACGCACTGCCGAGGAAATTGACCAGTGGCTGCTGCTCGACGAGGAGCAGACACGCCTGATCTGGGATCGGGTGAACGGCATGGATACCATCCGCAACCGGCGTTAA
- the msrB gene encoding peptide-methionine (R)-S-oxide reductase MsrB, whose product MDRRTFITLAAGGAGFMALPGLLAPLRAIAAERIDKIIKSDAEWKKLLTPAQYDVLRREGTEAPFSSPLDHEKRSGMFVCVACDLPLFPSKYKFDSGTGWPSFYDVLPGHVETTKDFKLVLPRIEYHCARCGGHHGHVFDDGPRPTGLRYCNNGVALKFIPGKAS is encoded by the coding sequence ATGGACAGGCGTACGTTTATCACTCTGGCGGCCGGCGGGGCTGGGTTCATGGCCTTGCCAGGGCTCTTGGCACCGCTTCGGGCAATTGCGGCTGAACGCATCGATAAAATCATCAAAAGCGACGCGGAATGGAAGAAACTCCTGACCCCCGCGCAGTACGACGTGCTGCGCCGCGAGGGCACTGAGGCGCCCTTCAGCAGCCCGCTCGATCATGAAAAGCGCAGCGGCATGTTCGTCTGCGTGGCCTGTGATCTGCCGCTTTTCCCCTCGAAGTACAAATTCGACAGCGGCACCGGCTGGCCGAGCTTTTACGATGTGCTGCCCGGCCACGTCGAGACCACGAAGGATTTCAAGCTGGTGCTGCCGCGCATCGAGTACCATTGCGCGCGCTGCGGCGGCCACCACGGCCACGTGTTCGACGACGGGCCGCGCCCCACCGGCCTGCGCTACTGCAACAACGGCGTGGCATTGAAATTCATCCCGGGCAAGGCATCATGA
- a CDS encoding glycoside hydrolase family 15 protein has protein sequence MPRDLPIGNGSMLAAYDFDYQIRDFYYPRVGKENHALGHPWRFGVWLEGEFAWLNRDNWTLRREYVPGALVTSVTASHPSLPLRLHFNDAIDYEKNILVRRVRVENLSSRPLVPRLFFHADINALENEIGDTVFFDPKNACLIHYKGPRYFLMSCATETTLGVTYFATGTKRHRGLEGTWRDAENGLLGANPIAQGAVDSVIGIHLQLAPGADAVCHYWLAVGENYHEVEELHRFITQVGAESLIERNIDYWRRWVAAGERDFGGLPPLLAECYRRSLLILRTQIDRGGAVIAANDTDIRQFNQDTYSYMWPRDGAIVAQALDRAGYGSLCRRFLEFCTRKAVNYNYSASILAETGFLMHKYNPDGSVGSSWQPWMQGEEMQLPIQEDETALVIWAIWNHYLIHRDIEAIRPFYSPFVERAADFLLGFRDDRTGLPLPSFDLWEERRGVFTYTTATVIAGLAAASSLAALFHEAERADAYRQGADEVRAALDTHLYSPGEGRFMRGIVIENGLPKYDVTVDASLLGLVIFGAYDAQDERVARTIQAVEERLWLKTGSGGLARYEGDNYQRMATRGDVPGNPWVVCTLWLAQCRIAKARDLRELELAVPLLVWVAERALASGVLPEQVHPDSGEFISVSPLTWSHGTFVATVLDYLRKGQELSALPALGVMDKG, from the coding sequence ATGCCGCGCGATCTTCCCATCGGAAACGGTTCCATGCTCGCCGCCTACGATTTCGATTACCAGATCCGCGATTTCTACTATCCGCGTGTCGGTAAGGAAAATCACGCGCTGGGTCATCCATGGCGTTTCGGCGTGTGGCTGGAGGGCGAGTTTGCCTGGCTCAACCGCGACAACTGGACACTGCGGCGCGAATACGTTCCGGGCGCCCTGGTTACATCGGTTACTGCATCCCACCCGAGCCTGCCGTTGCGCCTGCATTTCAACGATGCCATCGATTACGAAAAAAACATCCTGGTGCGACGGGTGCGGGTGGAAAACCTTTCCAGCCGCCCGCTGGTACCGCGCCTGTTCTTCCACGCGGACATCAATGCGCTGGAAAACGAGATCGGCGACACGGTTTTTTTCGATCCGAAGAATGCCTGCCTCATCCACTACAAGGGACCGCGCTATTTCCTCATGAGTTGCGCCACCGAGACGACGCTCGGGGTCACGTATTTCGCTACCGGCACCAAGCGCCATCGCGGCCTGGAAGGGACCTGGCGCGATGCGGAAAACGGTCTGCTCGGCGCCAATCCGATCGCCCAGGGAGCGGTGGATTCGGTCATCGGCATCCATCTTCAGCTTGCGCCCGGCGCGGATGCGGTTTGCCATTACTGGCTGGCGGTCGGGGAAAACTATCACGAGGTCGAGGAACTGCATCGATTCATAACCCAGGTGGGCGCGGAAAGCCTGATCGAGCGCAACATCGACTACTGGCGCCGCTGGGTCGCCGCCGGTGAACGCGATTTCGGCGGACTGCCTCCGCTGCTGGCGGAATGCTACCGGCGCAGCCTGCTCATCCTGCGCACCCAGATCGACCGCGGCGGGGCGGTCATCGCCGCCAACGACACCGACATCCGCCAGTTCAACCAGGACACCTACAGCTACATGTGGCCGCGCGACGGCGCCATCGTCGCCCAGGCACTCGACCGGGCCGGCTACGGCAGCCTGTGCCGGCGCTTTCTCGAGTTCTGCACGCGCAAGGCGGTCAACTACAACTATTCCGCGAGCATCCTGGCCGAGACCGGCTTTCTCATGCACAAGTACAACCCGGACGGCTCGGTGGGCAGTTCCTGGCAACCCTGGATGCAGGGCGAGGAGATGCAGCTGCCCATCCAGGAGGACGAAACCGCGCTGGTGATATGGGCGATCTGGAACCATTACCTCATCCATCGCGACATCGAGGCGATCCGCCCTTTCTACAGCCCGTTCGTGGAAAGGGCGGCCGATTTCCTGCTGGGTTTTCGCGATGACAGAACCGGCTTGCCCCTGCCGTCTTTCGATCTGTGGGAAGAGCGCCGGGGTGTTTTTACTTACACCACGGCAACCGTGATCGCGGGGCTTGCGGCCGCGTCCAGCCTGGCCGCCCTGTTTCATGAAGCGGAGCGTGCAGACGCCTACCGGCAAGGGGCGGACGAGGTCAGGGCGGCGCTCGACACGCATCTGTACTCACCCGGGGAAGGGCGTTTCATGCGCGGCATCGTGATCGAGAACGGGCTGCCGAAATACGATGTGACAGTCGATGCCAGCCTGCTGGGGCTGGTGATATTCGGTGCTTACGATGCGCAAGACGAAAGAGTGGCGCGCACCATTCAGGCAGTGGAAGAGCGACTGTGGCTGAAAACGGGAAGCGGCGGCCTGGCGCGCTACGAAGGCGACAATTACCAGCGCATGGCGACGCGTGGCGACGTGCCGGGAAACCCATGGGTGGTGTGCACCCTGTGGCTGGCCCAGTGCCGCATCGCCAAGGCGCGCGATCTGCGGGAACTGGAGTTGGCTGTGCCGCTGCTCGTGTGGGTCGCCGAGAGGGCACTGGCGTCCGGGGTGCTGCCGGAGCAGGTGCATCCGGATAGCGGGGAGTTCATTTCGGTTTCTCCCCTGACCTGGAGTCATGGGACGTTTGTGGCGACCGTGCTGGATTACCTCCGGAAAGGACAGGAATTGAGTGCCCTTCCTGCCTTGGGCGTAATGGACAAGGGGTGA
- a CDS encoding cytochrome c biogenesis protein DipZ → MNFIDIGLAFLEGLALIVSPCILPVLPLVLAASVEGGRRRPYGIIIGFVLAFSLFALISRKIVVALGIDLDIVRDASLVLLAVFGLVLLSTRLSDKFSALTQGAANFGNQLASTGGEGLLSGVLIGALIGLVWTPCAGPILAAVLVQVIRQQSDFAGNLIIVSFAIGAGVPMLIIALTGRKIMNKLGFIARHTEAVRRGFGVLILLSVAYIASGVDAQSFFARSPNAQQQPAGELVLQHGLNKPYAAPEFAGNDAWLNSKPLTMQSLKGKVVLVDFWTYSCINCVRTLPYITDWDRKYRDQGLVIVGVHSPEFEFEKKIDNVKAAIAQHGIRYPVAMDNNLATWDNFNNSYWPAHYLIDKDGKVVYTSFGEGDYDVTENNIRYLLGLKSMAQAAPAQAPAIAPDQTPETYLGYDRAEHFAGKEHVALDAERAYRFPESLAGNQWALSGKWKVADEKIVAGEKGAALRLNFKARKVFLVLGTADGKPARVTIRLNGEALGSNAGKDASGGVATIQLNTLYELIDQKTPKTGLLEIQSDAPGVEAYAFTFG, encoded by the coding sequence ATGAATTTCATCGATATCGGACTGGCCTTTCTCGAAGGGCTGGCGCTGATCGTCTCGCCCTGCATCCTGCCGGTTCTGCCGCTGGTGCTGGCGGCATCGGTCGAGGGCGGGAGGCGCCGGCCTTACGGCATCATCATCGGCTTCGTGCTGGCGTTCAGCCTGTTCGCGCTGATTTCGCGCAAGATCGTGGTGGCGCTGGGCATCGATCTCGATATCGTCAGGGATGCTTCCCTGGTGCTGCTCGCCGTGTTCGGGCTGGTGCTGCTGTCCACCAGACTGTCGGACAAGTTCAGCGCGCTGACGCAAGGCGCGGCCAACTTCGGCAACCAGCTGGCCTCCACCGGCGGGGAAGGGCTGCTCAGCGGCGTCCTGATCGGTGCCTTGATCGGCCTGGTGTGGACACCCTGCGCGGGGCCGATCCTGGCCGCCGTGCTGGTGCAGGTGATCCGTCAGCAGAGCGACTTCGCCGGCAACCTGATCATCGTTTCGTTCGCGATCGGCGCAGGCGTGCCCATGCTCATCATCGCGCTGACCGGCAGAAAAATCATGAACAAGCTGGGCTTCATCGCCCGCCATACCGAAGCCGTCAGGCGCGGATTCGGCGTACTCATCCTGCTGTCCGTGGCCTACATCGCTTCCGGCGTGGATGCGCAATCCTTTTTTGCGCGCAGTCCAAACGCACAACAACAGCCTGCCGGCGAGCTGGTGCTGCAGCATGGCCTGAACAAGCCCTACGCCGCGCCGGAATTTGCAGGCAACGATGCCTGGCTTAACTCGAAACCGCTCACCATGCAGAGCCTGAAAGGGAAGGTCGTGCTGGTCGACTTCTGGACTTATTCGTGCATCAACTGCGTGCGCACACTGCCCTACATCACCGACTGGGACAGGAAATACCGCGATCAGGGGCTGGTGATCGTCGGCGTGCACTCGCCGGAATTCGAATTCGAGAAGAAAATCGACAACGTCAAGGCCGCGATCGCGCAGCACGGCATCCGCTATCCGGTGGCGATGGACAACAATCTCGCCACCTGGGACAACTTCAACAACAGCTACTGGCCCGCGCATTACCTCATCGACAAGGACGGCAAGGTGGTCTACACGAGTTTCGGCGAGGGCGATTACGACGTCACGGAAAACAACATCCGCTACCTGCTCGGCCTGAAGAGCATGGCGCAAGCCGCGCCGGCACAAGCACCCGCCATCGCCCCCGACCAGACGCCGGAAACCTATCTCGGCTATGACCGGGCGGAGCACTTCGCCGGCAAGGAGCATGTTGCGCTCGACGCAGAGCGCGCATATCGCTTTCCCGAGTCTCTGGCTGGAAACCAATGGGCGCTGAGCGGCAAGTGGAAAGTGGCGGACGAAAAAATCGTCGCAGGGGAAAAGGGCGCGGCACTGCGCCTCAACTTCAAGGCGCGCAAGGTGTTCCTGGTGCTGGGGACTGCCGACGGCAAGCCGGCCCGCGTCACCATCAGGCTGAATGGCGAGGCGCTGGGGTCCAATGCCGGCAAGGACGCGTCGGGCGGCGTGGCGACCATCCAGCTCAACACCCTCTACGAACTGATAGACCAGAAAACGCCGAAAACCGGCCTGCTGGAAATCCAGTCCGATGCGCCGGGGGTGGAGGCATATGCATTTACCTTCGGGTAG